A genomic stretch from Nocardia wallacei includes:
- a CDS encoding TVP38/TMEM64 family protein, with translation MLRRIRNPRVLALLVLGAALVAVALLTPHPAPQQVRDWADSVGPLFPLVFFAVHAIVTVAPFPRTVFTLSAGLLFGPVLGIGLAVAATTVSAALALLLVRALDRDQVAARLTHPAVRAVDRRLARRGWLAVGSLRLIAPVPFSVINYCAGLSSIRTAPYLLATVVGILPGTIGVVVLGDALTGRTEPGLLVLSGICIALGVIGLVVDARWGAEQFAEPAAPMEQEPVAH, from the coding sequence GTGCTGAGGAGAATCCGCAATCCGCGCGTCCTGGCGCTGCTGGTACTCGGCGCGGCCCTGGTCGCGGTCGCGCTGCTCACCCCGCATCCGGCGCCGCAGCAGGTGCGCGACTGGGCCGATTCGGTCGGTCCGCTGTTTCCGCTGGTGTTCTTCGCGGTGCATGCGATCGTCACGGTGGCGCCGTTCCCCCGGACCGTTTTCACACTCAGCGCCGGATTGCTGTTCGGGCCGGTGCTCGGCATCGGGCTGGCGGTGGCCGCGACGACCGTCAGCGCCGCGCTCGCGTTGTTGCTGGTACGTGCGCTGGACCGCGATCAGGTGGCGGCTCGGCTCACTCATCCGGCGGTGCGGGCGGTGGATCGCCGGTTGGCGCGGCGGGGGTGGCTGGCGGTGGGTTCGCTGCGGCTGATCGCGCCGGTGCCGTTCTCGGTGATCAACTACTGCGCCGGGCTGTCGTCGATCCGGACAGCGCCGTACCTGCTGGCCACCGTCGTCGGGATCCTGCCCGGCACGATCGGCGTGGTGGTGCTGGGCGACGCGCTCACCGGGCGGACCGAGCCGGGACTGCTGGTGCTGTCGGGGATCTGCATCGCCCTCGGCGTGATCGGCCTGGTCGTCGACGCGCGTTGGGGCGCAGAGCAATTCGCGGAGCCCGCGGCCCCGATGGAACAGGAGCCGGTGGCGCACTGA
- a CDS encoding SDR family oxidoreductase, which produces MPLPPHPDPDDLRRDPLPLRGRAALVTGASRRAGIGYAVARRLAAYGASVYLHHHVPHDAEMPWGADEPEAVVAGVRAARADPGAEIVAGPGDLADPAAPARLVAEAAARLGGLDILVANHARSGRDGTLDSIDAPMLDAHWAVDTRSVILLVQAFAAARPPRPGGRVVMMTSGQGIADGMPDEVAYALQKGALASITRTLATALASRRITVNTVNPGPVDTGYLTGDDYDFIAARFPAGRWGMPDDPARLIAWLATDEAEWVTGNVVHAEGGFRRWPPEGPR; this is translated from the coding sequence ATGCCGCTGCCACCGCATCCCGATCCCGACGATCTGCGTCGCGATCCGCTGCCGCTGCGCGGAAGGGCCGCCCTCGTCACGGGGGCCAGCCGTCGTGCTGGTATCGGGTATGCCGTGGCGCGGCGGCTGGCCGCGTACGGGGCGAGCGTGTATCTGCATCATCATGTTCCGCACGATGCGGAGATGCCCTGGGGTGCGGACGAACCCGAAGCGGTCGTGGCCGGGGTCCGGGCGGCGCGCGCCGATCCGGGCGCCGAGATCGTCGCGGGACCGGGCGATCTGGCCGATCCGGCGGCACCGGCGCGGCTCGTCGCCGAGGCGGCGGCGCGGCTCGGCGGGCTGGACATTCTCGTCGCCAATCACGCGCGCAGCGGGCGCGACGGCACGCTGGACAGCATCGACGCCCCGATGCTGGACGCGCACTGGGCCGTCGACACGCGCTCGGTGATCCTGCTCGTCCAGGCGTTCGCGGCGGCCCGCCCGCCGCGGCCGGGCGGCCGGGTCGTGATGATGACATCCGGGCAGGGCATCGCCGACGGCATGCCCGACGAGGTGGCCTACGCGCTGCAGAAGGGCGCCCTGGCCTCGATCACCCGCACGCTCGCGACGGCCCTGGCATCCCGGCGCATCACCGTGAACACGGTGAATCCCGGACCGGTCGACACCGGCTACCTGACCGGCGACGACTACGACTTCATCGCCGCCCGGTTCCCGGCGGGCCGTTGGGGCATGCCCGATGATCCGGCCCGTCTCATCGCGTGGCTCGCCACCGACGAGGCGGAGTGGGTCACCGGCAATGTGGTGCACGCCGAGGGCGGCTTCCGGCGCTGGCCACCGGAAGGTCCGAGGTAG
- a CDS encoding transglycosylase family protein — protein MSRNRKFSSRALGLAAVAGALVAVPFGLTSTASAEGGHDWDAVAQCEASGNWGANTGNGYYGGLQFTQSTWNAYGGTGNAADASREEQIAVAENVLAGQGPGAWPVCGAYL, from the coding sequence ATGTCTCGTAACCGTAAGTTCAGCTCCCGCGCTCTCGGTCTCGCCGCCGTCGCCGGCGCTCTCGTCGCCGTGCCCTTCGGCCTGACCTCCACCGCGTCCGCCGAGGGCGGCCACGACTGGGATGCCGTCGCACAGTGCGAGGCCAGCGGCAACTGGGGCGCCAACACGGGTAACGGCTACTACGGCGGCCTGCAGTTCACCCAGAGCACCTGGAACGCCTACGGCGGTACCGGCAACGCCGCGGACGCCAGCCGCGAAGAGCAGATCGCTGTCGCGGAGAACGTGCTCGCGGGCCAGGGCCCGGGCGCGTGGCCCGTGTGCGGCGCGTACCTGTAA
- the crcB gene encoding fluoride efflux transporter CrcB: protein MTVILIVLGAMLGAPLRYLIDRAVQSRHDSAFPWGTFLVNLTGCLLLGGLAGAAVSTPLFTLIGTGFCGALTTYSTFGYETVRLTEERAYLFAALNVVVSVVAGLGAALLGYTAVAAVIG, encoded by the coding sequence ATGACCGTGATACTGATCGTCCTCGGCGCGATGCTCGGCGCGCCGCTGCGCTATCTGATCGACCGCGCGGTGCAGTCGCGGCACGACAGCGCCTTCCCCTGGGGCACGTTCCTGGTGAATCTCACCGGCTGCCTGCTACTGGGCGGGCTGGCCGGGGCAGCCGTCTCGACGCCGCTGTTCACCCTGATCGGCACGGGTTTCTGCGGTGCGCTCACGACATACAGCACCTTCGGCTACGAAACGGTGCGGCTCACCGAGGAACGCGCCTATCTGTTCGCCGCGCTGAATGTCGTCGTCAGCGTCGTCGCCGGGCTCGGTGCGGCACTGCTGGGATATACCGCCGTCGCAGCCGTCATCGGCTGA
- the crcB gene encoding fluoride efflux transporter CrcB, translated as MTSRQTEPIDPDFDLAVPEQRRELSRAHGVVLPVIATGGAVGALARYGLAQCWPTPANGFPWATFVTNVTGCLLIGVLMTVITDIRPAHPLVRPFLGVGVLGGFTTFSTYANEARALLRPDTIAVSFAYLVGTLVCALLATVLGVRVTRAVHDGLRGRRAA; from the coding sequence GTGACCAGCAGGCAGACCGAGCCGATCGATCCGGATTTCGATCTCGCAGTACCGGAGCAGCGCCGCGAGCTGAGCCGCGCACACGGTGTGGTGCTGCCGGTCATCGCGACCGGCGGCGCCGTGGGCGCGCTCGCCCGATACGGCCTGGCGCAATGCTGGCCGACGCCCGCGAACGGTTTTCCCTGGGCCACGTTCGTCACCAACGTCACCGGCTGCCTGCTCATCGGCGTCCTCATGACGGTGATCACCGACATCCGGCCCGCCCATCCGCTGGTCCGCCCGTTTCTCGGCGTCGGCGTACTGGGCGGTTTCACCACCTTCTCCACCTACGCCAACGAGGCGCGCGCACTCCTGCGACCGGACACGATCGCGGTGTCGTTCGCCTATCTCGTGGGCACACTGGTGTGCGCGCTCCTCGCCACCGTCCTCGGTGTGCGCGTGACCCGCGCCGTGCACGACGGCCTGCGGGGGAGGCGAGCCGCATGA
- a CDS encoding ABC transporter substrate-binding protein, protein MLAPVLAACAPSAVLGNPDAIRIAVPWSGSELVAFRAVLTGLGLRDRVDVLPLGDDIDTALLARGRSKPDLVMLPHVGRVRDMAGDGLRPVPESLWTDGQGPRYSQVWRDLLWHNGVPYAVPFKSAEKSLVWYDRYAFGGSGPRDDPQEWTLAQWPEQLCRIAAHGRRPLALGAADGWVLAYMFANVLYSESTDDYAELAAPRDDRSPPRCWNRDAVRRTFRQLGAVWGQPDAFPGGVPGALTRQYPDAVRQVFELRDAAMVVAPDFAEAIVRSSLRRAHRPDDAVGVMRFPVGSRGVRPLIGGGDVLVITADPNPAVDRVVEQLAAPTAAQPWIDSYGGFLSPSLRTRPTYPHTLDPVADQLNSWTAFDLADLIGEAGLRNGLWRVLTDFLVTVGDGRLDRITGATDRAVAALDEFERRS, encoded by the coding sequence GTGCTCGCTCCGGTCCTGGCGGCGTGCGCACCCAGTGCCGTGCTCGGCAATCCCGACGCGATCCGAATCGCCGTGCCCTGGAGTGGATCCGAGCTCGTAGCCTTCCGCGCGGTGCTGACCGGGCTGGGGCTGCGGGACCGGGTCGACGTGCTGCCGCTCGGCGACGACATCGACACCGCCCTGCTGGCGCGCGGCCGCTCGAAGCCGGATCTGGTGATGCTCCCGCACGTCGGCCGGGTCCGCGACATGGCGGGTGACGGCCTGCGGCCGGTCCCGGAGTCGCTGTGGACCGACGGGCAGGGACCGCGCTATTCTCAGGTCTGGCGGGACCTGCTGTGGCACAACGGGGTTCCGTACGCGGTGCCGTTCAAATCGGCGGAGAAATCGCTGGTGTGGTACGACCGGTACGCCTTCGGCGGCTCCGGCCCTCGCGACGACCCGCAGGAGTGGACCCTGGCCCAGTGGCCGGAACAGCTGTGCCGCATCGCCGCGCACGGTCGCCGCCCGCTGGCCCTGGGCGCCGCCGACGGCTGGGTGCTGGCCTACATGTTCGCCAACGTGCTGTACTCCGAATCCACCGACGACTACGCGGAATTGGCGGCTCCCCGTGACGACCGCTCGCCGCCCCGCTGCTGGAATCGCGACGCGGTACGCCGGACGTTCCGGCAGCTCGGCGCCGTGTGGGGGCAGCCCGACGCGTTCCCCGGCGGCGTGCCCGGCGCGCTGACCCGGCAGTACCCGGACGCGGTGCGGCAGGTGTTCGAGCTGCGCGACGCCGCCATGGTGGTGGCTCCGGACTTCGCCGAGGCGATCGTGCGCAGCAGCCTGCGGCGAGCGCACCGGCCCGACGACGCGGTGGGAGTGATGCGGTTTCCGGTGGGATCGCGCGGGGTGCGGCCGCTGATCGGCGGCGGCGACGTCCTGGTGATCACCGCCGACCCGAATCCGGCGGTCGACCGGGTGGTCGAGCAGCTGGCCGCCCCCACCGCCGCGCAGCCGTGGATCGACTCCTACGGCGGGTTCCTCTCGCCCAGCCTGCGCACCCGGCCGACCTACCCGCACACCCTGGATCCCGTTGCCGACCAGCTGAATTCGTGGACCGCGTTCGATCTGGCCGACCTCATCGGCGAGGCCGGGCTGCGCAACGGGCTGTGGCGCGTCCTCACCGACTTCCTGGTGACCGTCGGGGACGGCCGGTTGGACCGGATCACCGGCGCGACCGACCGTGCCGTCGCCGCGCTCGACGAGTTCGAGCGGAGATCGTGA
- a CDS encoding SPFH domain-containing protein, with translation MAVLIVAVVLVLLVVVVVFKSIALVPQAEAAVIERLGRYSRTVSGQLTFLVPFADRVRAKVDLRERVVSFPPQPVITQDNLTVQIDSVVYFQVTSPQAAVYEISNYIAAVEQLTITTLRNVVGGMTLEETLTSRDQINSQLRGVLDEATGRWGLRVARVELKAIDPPPSIQESMEKQMKADREKRAMILTAEGNREAQIKSAEGAKQAQILAAEGSKQSAILGAEGDRQSRILRAQGERAAAYLQAQGQAKAIEKVFAAIKSGKPTPELLAYQYMQTLPLVAKGDANKVWMVPSDFGKALEGFARNFGTQGEDGVFRYEPAPDGDGGPRPEDDSDEVADWFDVKTDPAAERAVRAAEAAAATPVESAVPPVPSRNLPQQGALGGTRPTFQPEQQPPQPPPVQQPYQPGSGETRPWTPPQGR, from the coding sequence ATGGCTGTACTGATCGTCGCCGTCGTCCTCGTCCTGCTGGTCGTGGTCGTGGTGTTCAAGTCGATCGCGCTGGTGCCGCAGGCCGAGGCCGCGGTCATCGAGCGATTGGGCCGGTACTCGCGCACGGTGTCCGGCCAGCTGACCTTCCTGGTGCCCTTCGCCGACCGCGTCCGGGCCAAGGTGGACCTGCGCGAGCGCGTGGTGTCCTTCCCGCCGCAGCCGGTGATCACCCAGGACAACCTGACCGTCCAGATCGACTCGGTGGTGTACTTCCAGGTCACCAGTCCGCAGGCGGCGGTCTACGAGATCAGCAACTACATCGCCGCGGTCGAGCAGCTGACCATCACCACGCTGCGCAACGTGGTCGGTGGCATGACCCTGGAAGAGACCCTGACCTCCCGCGACCAGATCAACTCGCAGTTGCGCGGCGTCCTCGACGAGGCCACCGGCCGCTGGGGTCTGCGGGTGGCGCGCGTCGAGCTGAAGGCCATCGATCCGCCCCCGTCGATCCAGGAGTCGATGGAGAAGCAGATGAAGGCCGACCGCGAGAAGCGGGCCATGATCCTCACCGCGGAAGGTAACCGCGAGGCGCAGATCAAGTCCGCCGAGGGCGCCAAGCAGGCGCAGATCCTGGCGGCCGAGGGTTCCAAGCAGTCGGCCATCCTGGGTGCCGAGGGCGACCGGCAGAGCCGCATCCTGCGCGCCCAGGGTGAGCGCGCCGCCGCCTACCTGCAGGCGCAGGGCCAGGCGAAGGCGATCGAAAAGGTCTTCGCCGCAATCAAATCCGGCAAGCCGACCCCCGAACTGCTCGCCTACCAGTACATGCAGACACTGCCGCTGGTCGCCAAGGGCGACGCCAACAAGGTGTGGATGGTGCCCAGCGATTTCGGCAAGGCGCTGGAAGGGTTCGCCCGCAACTTCGGCACCCAGGGCGAGGATGGTGTGTTCCGCTACGAGCCCGCGCCCGACGGTGACGGCGGTCCGCGCCCCGAGGACGACTCCGACGAGGTCGCCGACTGGTTCGACGTCAAGACCGACCCGGCGGCGGAACGCGCCGTGCGTGCCGCCGAGGCCGCGGCTGCCACTCCGGTGGAATCGGCTGTGCCGCCGGTCCCTTCGCGCAACCTGCCGCAGCAGGGCGCGCTCGGCGGCACTCGCCCCACCTTCCAGCCGGAGCAGCAGCCGCCGCAGCCGCCGCCGGTCCAGCAGCCCTATCAGCCGGGGTCCGGCGAGACCCGGCCGTGGACGCCGCCGCAGGGGCGTTGA
- a CDS encoding NfeD family protein, with amino-acid sequence MAAIVWLVAGILLAAAEMLTGDFTLLMLGAAALATAGFSGLADTSLIVDAIVFGVSSAALVFLVRPMLLRRFATPPPTPTNVDALPGKTARVLEAVNEHTGRVKIGGEVWSARPLDPGEEYAEGETVYVMKIDGAHAVVWKGP; translated from the coding sequence GTGGCCGCAATAGTGTGGCTGGTCGCGGGGATCCTGCTCGCGGCCGCCGAAATGCTCACCGGTGATTTCACGCTGCTCATGCTGGGGGCCGCCGCGCTCGCGACCGCGGGTTTCTCCGGGCTGGCGGACACCTCACTGATCGTCGACGCCATCGTGTTCGGTGTCAGCTCCGCGGCGCTGGTATTCCTGGTGCGTCCGATGTTGTTGCGGCGCTTCGCGACTCCGCCGCCGACCCCGACGAACGTGGACGCCCTGCCGGGCAAGACGGCGCGGGTGCTCGAGGCGGTGAACGAGCACACCGGCCGGGTGAAGATCGGCGGCGAGGTGTGGAGCGCGCGCCCGCTCGACCCGGGCGAGGAGTACGCCGAGGGTGAAACCGTCTACGTCATGAAGATCGACGGCGCGCACGCCGTCGTGTGGAAGGGGCCTTAA
- a CDS encoding DUF3097 domain-containing protein — MSARNYGNIFGGHARNQQRAVPRVEAERELVVEDAASGFCGAVVGFDRSYDGEFVKLEDRHGKVRLFALREAAFLIDGRPVTLVRPAPAAPARPTRSASGSTRVAGVRARVARTSRIWVEGVHDAALVERVWGHDLRIEGVVVEHLEGLDNLAERLAEFEPGPGRRVGVLVDHLVTGSKETGLTTGLGPHVLVTGHPFIDVWQAVRPAAVGIGAWPEVPRGEDWKTGICRRLGWGTPQDGWRRVYNAVDTFRDLEPPLIGAVERLIDFVTEPEED; from the coding sequence GTGAGTGCGCGCAACTACGGGAACATCTTCGGCGGGCACGCCCGGAACCAGCAGCGGGCGGTTCCGCGGGTGGAGGCCGAACGCGAACTGGTCGTCGAGGACGCCGCGAGCGGATTCTGCGGCGCCGTCGTGGGATTCGATCGCAGCTACGACGGCGAGTTCGTGAAACTCGAGGACCGCCACGGCAAGGTCCGGCTGTTCGCGCTGCGGGAGGCGGCCTTCCTCATCGACGGCCGCCCGGTCACCCTCGTCCGCCCGGCGCCCGCGGCGCCGGCGCGCCCGACCCGGTCCGCGTCGGGCTCGACGCGCGTGGCGGGGGTGCGGGCGCGGGTGGCGCGCACCAGCCGGATCTGGGTGGAGGGCGTGCACGACGCGGCGCTGGTCGAGCGGGTGTGGGGGCACGACCTGCGGATCGAGGGCGTAGTCGTCGAGCATCTCGAGGGTTTGGACAATCTCGCCGAGCGGCTGGCGGAATTCGAGCCCGGTCCGGGACGTCGCGTCGGCGTCCTGGTCGATCACCTGGTCACCGGTTCCAAGGAGACCGGCCTGACCACCGGCCTCGGACCGCATGTCCTGGTCACCGGTCACCCCTTCATCGATGTGTGGCAGGCCGTGCGCCCCGCCGCGGTCGGCATCGGGGCCTGGCCCGAGGTCCCGCGCGGCGAGGACTGGAAGACCGGCATCTGCCGCCGCCTCGGCTGGGGCACACCCCAGGACGGCTGGCGCCGGGTATACAACGCCGTCGACACCTTCCGTGACCTCGAGCCCCCGCTGATCGGCGCGGTCGAACGCCTCATCGACTTCGTCACCGAACCGGAAGAGGACTAG
- a CDS encoding VOC family protein: MTPAFGTVAWFQVGSADPAAAQRFYGTLFGWTFGADPGSGAGYDLIRYADTQVPSGGLAHLDDSDTPHAIFCVVVPDVAATCDQAVGLGAKILVPAVTTPNGLIFAHLLDTDGNRFMVFTPAPA; the protein is encoded by the coding sequence ATGACACCCGCTTTCGGCACCGTGGCCTGGTTCCAGGTGGGCAGCGCGGACCCCGCTGCGGCCCAACGGTTCTACGGCACCCTGTTCGGCTGGACCTTCGGCGCCGATCCCGGCAGCGGTGCGGGCTACGACCTGATCCGCTACGCCGACACCCAGGTCCCCAGCGGCGGCCTCGCCCACCTCGACGACTCCGACACCCCGCACGCCATCTTCTGCGTGGTGGTCCCCGACGTCGCCGCCACCTGCGACCAGGCCGTCGGTCTCGGCGCGAAGATCCTGGTCCCCGCCGTCACCACCCCCAACGGCCTGATCTTCGCCCACCTCCTCGACACCGACGGCAACCGCTTCATGGTCTTCACCCCGGCCCCGGCCTGA
- a CDS encoding helix-turn-helix transcriptional regulator, giving the protein MNRTDRLYALVEELRAVAPRRRSARELAARYEVSVRTIERDIAALQQSGVPILADVGRTGGYTLDKRMSLPPLNFSPAEVVAVGVALQRMRGTPFDAAGHAALAKILAALSDESAGAARDLAAQVRVVEPPEEPPSAPFAALVQLALQRRRLIEMSYVDRFGAVSDRAVEPSALMCGGEGWYLVGWCRLREETRVFRLDRIRAADLTEFLTVVRPSREYCDVPPGRIVRAVSLEKPAAIAEKTPT; this is encoded by the coding sequence ATGAACCGGACGGATCGACTGTACGCGCTGGTCGAGGAGCTGCGTGCGGTGGCGCCGCGGCGGCGCAGCGCGCGGGAGCTGGCGGCGCGGTACGAGGTCAGCGTGCGCACGATCGAACGCGATATCGCCGCGCTGCAGCAGTCCGGGGTGCCGATCCTCGCCGACGTCGGCCGCACCGGCGGGTACACGCTCGACAAGCGGATGTCGTTGCCGCCGTTGAACTTCTCGCCCGCCGAGGTGGTCGCGGTCGGGGTGGCGCTGCAGCGCATGCGCGGCACGCCCTTCGACGCCGCCGGGCACGCCGCGCTGGCCAAGATCCTGGCGGCACTGTCCGACGAATCGGCCGGCGCCGCACGAGATCTCGCGGCGCAGGTGCGGGTCGTGGAGCCGCCGGAGGAGCCGCCCAGCGCCCCGTTCGCGGCGCTGGTCCAGCTGGCGCTGCAGCGCCGCCGGCTGATCGAGATGTCCTATGTCGACCGGTTCGGCGCGGTGTCGGACCGTGCGGTCGAGCCGTCGGCGCTGATGTGCGGCGGCGAGGGGTGGTATCTCGTCGGGTGGTGCCGGCTGCGGGAGGAGACCCGGGTGTTCCGGCTGGACCGGATCCGCGCCGCCGATCTCACCGAATTCCTCACCGTGGTGCGGCCCTCGCGCGAGTACTGCGACGTGCCGCCCGGGCGGATCGTGCGTGCGGTGAGCCTGGAGAAACCGGCCGCGATCGCGGAGAAAACACCGACATAG